The Coffea arabica cultivar ET-39 chromosome 6e, Coffea Arabica ET-39 HiFi, whole genome shotgun sequence genome contains the following window.
TTGGATAGACATCTTTCTTATATTGCTACTCTGATCAAGTAGCAAAAAATCACTCGCAGAAGTTTCTAAAGAATGTGACAATTGAAGCCAAAAGCATACGAAGTTCGATGCTTACTAGAAAAATCCAAGAGTGAAGGAAAGCTGACAAAAAATTGTGTTACCCACGTCATGTAACctatattttcttttgttcattttcttttcttgcgcTTGAGCAGCTTAACTTCCGCAAATCAAATTTTACGTATGGCTTTATTCTTACAGAATACCCAAACTAATTCTCCAGCTGCAgctcaaaaatggaaaaaaaaaaaaatttttttctccAGCTGCTGTGCCcatattttatgtatttttttttcacctaATTTCCAAAGTACGAATCTCTGGGGTAAATTAAACATGCTTGGCGACCCCTCAGATTATTATATCAAATGTTATATTTGTTCATAATTGCTTTTTACGTAGAATATTGAAATAATGCTGGCATTGTATCTGTactaaaatttttccaaaagaaggaagaaagggaGCCACTGAATAATAGGGGAAAATGTTAAGGCAAGCAAATTATTGTATTTACAGAAGCGAAAAGGGGCGATAGCCGTCAAGAAACATGCACTATCGAGTCTCccctcaaacaaataaacaaccAAAAGAATCATCTGCTCTAAATACTACATCCaagggaaaaaacaaaagataacaAAGGCAATCAATTTGGCAAATTATGAACACTTCAAATCTTGGAGCTGCCTAGATGAGATATTGAGGTTCATGCTGCAATTCATGTTGGTGGACTTATTCTTCTTGAAGATCAACATTAGCGTCAGTTTGCCTTTCAATGTTGCTCGGCTAGTCAGAGGGATCCAAGCGTGTGGACTTAATTCATTTCCTAGTACATCCCCGGGCACATTGGCAGAGGACAAATCCACCGGAACAACGAATTTCTTGGTTGATCTGAAATTAGCCTTTCCCCTGGGAACCACAGCTTCTCCTACCTTGTAGTTCTGATAGAAGAATTCAATAGTGCTATTCTGGTACTTGTAGCGACCGAAGTTTGCGTTCTTGACAGAGAGCTCTGCAATCATCTTGGTACTAAAAGAAGCATTTGTGTTTAATGTTGAAACCTGGAAATCCTCAAATGCGGCAGACCTCACGCGGAATGTAGGCGTCCTGACCTTCATCACCACAAGTGCGAAGACCAATATGACTGCTGTTTGGAACACAGCGAAGGCTGCAACGTATGCAAAACATTTCATCCGTTTCTTGCGACGCTCTTCCCTTTGAGCCACTGAGGCCACCTCTTGATCATATGCCATTGATTTTGATTCTGTTTGGTGCTGGAAATGTGCGATTATTTGCACGAGAtgtttgtttaattgttttgattgcTTGATGCTTGGTGACGTATGTAAAGC
Protein-coding sequences here:
- the LOC113696369 gene encoding late embryogenesis abundant protein At1g64065-like — protein: MAYDQEVASVAQREERRKKRMKCFAYVAAFAVFQTAVILVFALVVMKVRTPTFRVRSAAFEDFQVSTLNTNASFSTKMIAELSVKNANFGRYKYQNSTIEFFYQNYKVGEAVVPRGKANFRSTKKFVVPVDLSSANVPGDVLGNELSPHAWIPLTSRATLKGKLTLMLIFKKNKSTNMNCSMNLNISSRQLQDLKCS